In Paraburkholderia flava, one genomic interval encodes:
- a CDS encoding LutC/YkgG family protein → MDTSTARRNILARIRAGQGRDGAPADDEREAAADYLARHPEGPRPPMPDDLVTRFVEQAGKMSTTVDLVDAMHDVPAATQRYLASQGLPVHAIAWQTLQDLAWSDAGLEVEFRKPVDADKVGITGCFCATAETGTLVLLSGPQTYASAGLLPETHVAIVPASRIVAGHEDAFALIRAERGELPRAVNFVSGPSRTGDIEQTIVLGAHGPYRVHAIVVRGA, encoded by the coding sequence ATGGACACATCGACTGCCCGCCGCAACATCCTCGCGCGCATCCGCGCGGGGCAGGGCCGTGACGGCGCGCCGGCCGATGACGAACGCGAAGCGGCAGCCGACTATCTCGCGCGTCATCCCGAAGGTCCGCGTCCGCCGATGCCGGACGATCTCGTGACGCGTTTCGTCGAGCAGGCCGGCAAGATGTCGACCACCGTCGATCTCGTCGACGCGATGCACGACGTGCCGGCCGCGACTCAACGTTACCTCGCGAGCCAGGGCCTGCCGGTCCACGCGATCGCATGGCAAACGCTGCAGGATCTCGCGTGGTCCGACGCGGGACTCGAAGTGGAATTTCGCAAGCCCGTCGATGCGGACAAGGTCGGCATCACCGGCTGCTTCTGTGCGACCGCCGAGACCGGTACGCTGGTGCTGCTGTCGGGTCCGCAGACCTACGCCTCCGCCGGGCTGCTGCCCGAGACGCACGTGGCGATCGTGCCCGCGTCGCGGATCGTCGCCGGTCACGAGGATGCGTTCGCGCTGATTCGCGCCGAACGCGGCGAGCTGCCGCGCGCGGTCAACTTCGTGTCGGGTCCGTCGCGAACCGGCGATATCGAACAGACCATCGTCCTCGGCGCGCACGGGCCGTATCGTGTGCATGCGATCGTCGTCCGCGGCGCATGA